TATATATTTTAATTATATATTTATTATGGATACCATGCCTTGCTATTGGTGATATAAGTAATAAAGCTTTTGAAGGAATTAAAAGCAATAACTTTCCATTGTCTCCAAAGCAAATTCATCAATATAAAGATTTGTATGATACACAGGAAAAAGCTCAAGCAGCTCCGGCAGGAGAGGCTCCTCGCCAGAGTTCATCATCGATAATTCCTGTAAGTTTAAAGCCGGGTGGTATTGAGCCAGTTATTCGTATAGCAAAAGGGATGATTACATCAATAGTGATGACGGATCAACTAGGAAAGGTTTGGCCAATTTCCTCTTATAGTTTAGGAGACCCTGGAAAATTTAATATTAAATGGGATAAAAAAAGCAGTGTGTTAATGGTTCAAGGCTTAAGAGAATATGGACAGGCTAATATTGGAATTATGTTAAAAGGGCTGGATATTCCCATAATGTTGTCGTTAATTTTAGGACAGAAAAAATGGGACTATTTGGACTATATCAGAGTGCAAAATTATAGATCAAATAATGAAGAAATATCAACAGAGTTGCAGCCTGCATCAGATATGCTAATTAAACTACTAAATGGGGTGCCACCACAAAGTGCTAAAAAACTGCAAATAAATAATGGTATCGCTCAAGTCTGGTCTTACCAAGGAAAATACTTACTATTAACCTCGGGAACATTGATTTCTCCACAATGGGAGGGTAGGCAAAATAGTACGGGTCCATCAGTTTTACATGCTTATCAGCTATCTGTAGCACCTTCGTTGTTAATTTCTATGAACGGTGTGTTGCATCAAGTCACTGTTGGGAATAATTAGTTGTGAAATTAAAAATAATTAAACATATAAAATATATATTATCTGAACATCCTCGTATCCGTGTCATTATAATATTTTCGATTGTTATGGGCATCATTATCGTTACTGTAAATAAATTAACTAAGCCTAAAGAAACAACTCATCTTGGAAGTTCCTATATTTCTAGTGCTAATAATGGGGTAAAGGAGAAGACAACACAGTATAGAAATAAAATATACAAAAAAATGGATAAAATAAATGAAGATAAAGAACTAAAAAAAGCTGAAAGTCAGGGAAAAACAGTGATTGCTGAATCTACGCAAGACATTGTTCCTAGTGAAATACTGTTAAATCAACAAAACCAACGCATCGAAGAGTTGACTCGATCTAAGGTTTTTAAAAAAATAGTACAAAGAGATTCTTCTCAAAAAAATTATCAATCTGTTGAAAAAGCAAAACTACAGAAAGAAAAAGAATATCAAAATAAAGTTTATAAAAAAACTAGCCAAATGCAGAGTGAAATTCAAACTATGCTCATTGGTTGGAATCATGTTTCCATACAAAAAGGGGAAGTTGGAAAAGCAGTTAAAATTAATAGTTCTATAGATAGTAGGCAGTTTGGCAAGGAAGATAGTGCGGCAGTTATTGAAAAAGCAGGAACAATTTTATTTGCTGTCCTTGATACTCAATTAAATAGTGATCAGCCAGGTACTCCAGTAATGGCAACAATAGTACAAGGGAAGTTTAAGAATGGTAAATTATTAGGAAGCTTTAAAAGAGAGGGTGAAAAGCTTGTAATTTCTTTTGATCGCATGTCCCTATCTCAGATAAATCACAGCATATCAATTCGAGCATATGCAATTAACGCAACTACCGCGCAAAATGCTCTTGCCTCAGATGTGGATCATCACTATTTGCTTCGCTATGGAGGCTTGTTTGCATCTGCATTTTTACAAGGTTTTGGTGAGTATTTTTCTCAAACTTCGAGCAATCTATGCGGTGGTTCGACGACTTGTATTATTACCGGTGATCAATCTAGTACAGAGTCAAATCAAACAACCAAAAAAGCGCTCTATTCAGGATTAGGACAAGTTGGCTCGACATTGGCCGGTAAAGCAAGCTCAGGATTTAATCGTCCACCAACAGTTACCTTGAACCAAGGAATTGGAATGGGAATTTTATTTATGTCTGATGTAAAGGTATAGGTTTATGAACGAGATTGACGAAAATTATAATTTTGATGATGATATAAGCAATGAAGAAGATGTATCAATTGATGAGTTAATAGAGCAGGACCATGATGAGAATACTCTAGACCAAAAAGTGTCATTATGGGAAAAAATCAAGCCGATGCTACATTATTATATTATAGCCGTGATTGCTTTTACTGTTGCTGGTTATATGATTTACAATGCTTACCAGACGCTTTATCCAGTTGAAAAAAATCAGGTGGAACAAAATAAAAATTTAAATTTCTCCTCTAAAACTGAAGCTAATAAAGTTAAATACAAAAGTTCTAGTATAAATAACTATAAAAATAAAGGTATAAATGATAGCTATAAAATTAACTATAAAGATGATTCTAACAAAGAAGTTGATGATAGACAGCTATTGAAAGGTTTTAAAGAAACGAATAATAAGATTATTAAAATTAATAATAGTTTGTCTGATATTAAATCAATTTTGAATCAAAGAGGTGGTAGAGTTGGCGATGATGCTAATTTTAAAAATAAGTTAAATGATATTAATAAGAATCAAGATGATATAAAGTACAATTTGAAATTGTTATATAAAAATATAGAATCTATTAACTTAGAAATGTCAGAGTTTAATAAAGTTATAAGGATAAATAACAAAAAGATAGAATTTTTGATTGCCAATCAATATGGGCATCGAGAAAAGTTAAAGCTAAGAGCTATTGTTACTGGTCGTGCTTGGCTTGTTAATAAAAATGGAGTGATTTTTACTGTGACAAAAAATATGAAAATTCCAGGTTATGGTTATGTTGTTGAGGTTAATGATAAGAAAGAACAGGTGTTAATGAGTTCTGGGTATATCTTTAATTAGCATGATGGTGTGTACACTAAAGTGAATAAATACAGATTAAGACCATTTAAACACTGTTTCATTGTTATAGGAATGCAAATCTTTAGTCAAAGTGCATTCGCATTAGATAGTGTTGCAACAGATTTCAGTCAGCTGTCTGAGAGTTGGCAGCTAACGCTAATACATATTGCAGTGTTCATTGAATTTGCTACAGCATTATCAGGAGTGGTTCTTGTTATTTTTGGATTATCACAATTAAGACAAGGACATACTGGCCAAGGCGGCCAACAACAACAGACAGTAAAGGTAGGTTTCGCCTACCTTGTTATTGGCGGCTTTCTTATTACAGTAGGAAGCATTGTTGTACTATTGGCTAATTCCGTAAGTTCAACTGATATTAATCTTGGTGTTGAATCTCTTCATAATGCACATGC
This genomic stretch from Piscirickettsia litoralis harbors:
- a CDS encoding DotH/IcmK family type IV secretion protein, with the protein product MVLGSFAKLNCKGSNYDVNGYMHMQFLYILIIYLLWIPCLAIGDISNKAFEGIKSNNFPLSPKQIHQYKDLYDTQEKAQAAPAGEAPRQSSSSIIPVSLKPGGIEPVIRIAKGMITSIVMTDQLGKVWPISSYSLGDPGKFNIKWDKKSSVLMVQGLREYGQANIGIMLKGLDIPIMLSLILGQKKWDYLDYIRVQNYRSNNEEISTELQPASDMLIKLLNGVPPQSAKKLQINNGIAQVWSYQGKYLLLTSGTLISPQWEGRQNSTGPSVLHAYQLSVAPSLLISMNGVLHQVTVGNN
- a CDS encoding TrbI/VirB10 family protein → MKLKIIKHIKYILSEHPRIRVIIIFSIVMGIIIVTVNKLTKPKETTHLGSSYISSANNGVKEKTTQYRNKIYKKMDKINEDKELKKAESQGKTVIAESTQDIVPSEILLNQQNQRIEELTRSKVFKKIVQRDSSQKNYQSVEKAKLQKEKEYQNKVYKKTSQMQSEIQTMLIGWNHVSIQKGEVGKAVKINSSIDSRQFGKEDSAAVIEKAGTILFAVLDTQLNSDQPGTPVMATIVQGKFKNGKLLGSFKREGEKLVISFDRMSLSQINHSISIRAYAINATTAQNALASDVDHHYLLRYGGLFASAFLQGFGEYFSQTSSNLCGGSTTCIITGDQSSTESNQTTKKALYSGLGQVGSTLAGKASSGFNRPPTVTLNQGIGMGILFMSDVKV